Below is a genomic region from Prolixibacteraceae bacterium.
AAAAATTGGAAAATAAATAGAACTGGTGCAGATAAAGGTGGTCATTGGGAAATAACTAAACCTCACAACTGAATATTTTTTTAGTACTTAATTCAATTTTAAGACACTTTTTTGTAAATTTGGGTAGTGAATACAATCTTGCACAATAAGAAGTCTTCATTTGTACCAAATCTGTACGAGAAAATCGTAAAACACTGATAATTAATATCGGTTAGTTTTGAGGAAGTGAAGTAATCCTACTCACATACATAAATCAGAAAAGCGATTATCTCGAAAGAGGTAATCGCTTTTTCTTTCTCAACAGATTATTTGAATACTAAATCGGTGATGGGTTAGGCAAAATATATGAGGAATAGGGTAAGAACCACCTTTTCTCGGACACAATAATTCTGAGATAACGAATTCTATCGTTTAGGGAGCTAAAACAACCTTCTCACCAATTGACCTCTGTTATTCGATTCATTACTTCTATTTTCCAATGATTCCTTATAGCGCATGCGATTTCATGCTCGATTTCCTTTATAATATTGTATTTCATTTTGATGTTTCTTCAAATAATTTAAAAACAATCATCCCAATTAGTAATATCTTTTCGTATAATTGTTTACAGATATGTACTTATACCTTTAAAATATGAAAAGAACTACAATTTTACTCTTTACAGTACTTCTGATCTTCACTGCTTGCACAAAACAGCAAGTAAATACAACTACATCAAATACCATTAAAGTTGGTGTATTCGATAAAAACGGCGACAGCCCATTCTGCATTACCGATGCTATGGAAGCATTAAAAATCGATAAAGATATTGACCCCCGTGTCATTTCAGCTGCTGATATCATGATAGGCAATACTGAAGATATTGACGTGTACTTATTTCCAGGAGGTAGTGGGAGTTCAGAAGCAGCCAGCCTTGGAGAAACTGGTCGACAAAGAATAATTGATCTTGTTAAAAAACAAGGCAAAGGAATTGTTGGGATATGTGCTGGAGCCTATCTATTAACAGGAACCGAGAACTACACTTTCTTAAACTTAAGCGGATATAAAGCCATCGATGTAGAACATGACCATAGAGGACATGGGCTATCGGAATTTTCATTAACCCAAGAAGGGAAAGAAATATTCCCTGAATTGGCCGATAGAGAAATATCATACTGTCAATATTACGAAGGACCAGTAATGGTTCCAATAACCAACAACGAAAGTAAGTATACCAAGCTGGCAACCATGTTAAGCGATGTGCATACCATTGAAGGTACACCGGCTAACATGACCAATAACAAACCTTTTATCACCATCAATAAGATTGGGAAAGGAAAAACCGCATCCGTTGTAGGACACCCAGAATGCACTCCTGGAATGAGATGGATGATTCCTCGCCTTATAAGAGTGGTAGCAAACAAGAAGATCATCTCATACGATGAGAATGTAGTGAAACCAGATCTATACCATCAAGAGATCCTATTTACCGAAGAACAACAGGCAAAGTACAGACATTCTAAGAAACAGCTTTGTAAATCGAAAGAAGAAAAGCTAAAAGCGATGCAGGAACTGGTAGATATGAGTGCATGGTCTGCCAAAAAATTAATTCCTCCGATGCTACGAGATCAGGATTTTGAAGTGAGATTATTGGCAGCAAAATTAACAGTTCAACTCGAAAGGACTGATGCTATAAATGATGTAAAAGCTACGATTCTAAATGAATCAGATCAGAAAAACAAAATGCTATTGGAAAAGGAACTGAACCTATTGCAAAGCCTTTATGGAAAACAAAGCCAATAAGTAATTAACTTATTACCTGATGTTTCCCATGTAGGCTAACATCTTGATTTACAGCATAAAAAGAAGCATGTTTATTTTGATAATTCATTAATTATCAGTAAATTAATGTTGTTCCAATAACCAAATAAATCATGCTTCAGAATAAAAGTACAAAAGTTTTTTCAGAGACACAGAGTTTTTTCAGTTCAAGTGAAAAAGGAATTAATCGAATTATTAGCCTTTACAAGTTACTCAACTTAAGACAACTGAAATTAGGAAATAAAGAGTTGCCTCAGTCTACTTACTTCAAAGGTGACATACTATTAGGCTTACTACTTTTCCCAATTTTCTCTATCCCTAATATTTATAGCTACAGTAAGCATTATCTATCAGAGATGTTAGAAGCACAAAAGAATACATTCTATCGATTTAAAAATAACAGCCAGATAGATTGGCGTACTATAGTTTCATCATGTAATAATAAACTCTTTGGTCAAATAGCCAAAAACTCTCACTCTGATGACTGTAATCAAGCAGAAAGATGCTTAATTATTGACGATACTGATTTTGAGAAGTCTACCTACAAAACTGAACATGTTAGTAAAATATGGTCGCATGTAACCCATCGTTATATATTTGGTTTTAAAGGATTATTTCTAGGTTTATGGGATGGCAAAAGCTATTTTACATTGGACTTCTCTCTACATAAAGAAAGAGGGAAGAATAAAAAGACTCCATTTGGACTCACTGCCAAACAACGTAAAAAACAGTTCTCAAAGAAACGATCAACAAAGAGTAATGGGTTTAACCGAGAGAAAGAACTCGTTATTGATAAAATAACGATGGCAAAAGAGATGATGGTAAATGCTATTAAACAAGGAATTACAGTAGACTACATACTTATGGACAGTTGGTTCTTCTGTGATTCAATATTAAAAACTGTGATCTCTAATGGTATGCATCTTGTTGCAATGGCTAAGATGTCTAGTGCTAAATATTCTTTCAAAGACAAAGAATATAGCACCAAAGAACTTGCTCTCTTACTTAAACAGCGAAAGAGAGTAAAATGGGTAAAGTCACTTAGTCTATATTGTGCAGAAGTCACAGTGAAATATAAAGGTACAGATGTAAAACTATTCTTTTGCAAGAACAGTAAGCGAGGGAAATGGCATTTATTGGTATCTTCAAATACAAAGCTGAGCATAGAGAAAGCTTATCAGATATATAGTATTAGATGGAGTATTGAGGTCTTTTTTAAGGAATCAAAGAACTATTTTGGTTTAGGAAAATCTCAATCGAGTGATTTTGATGCTCAAATAGCAGATCTATCTGTAGCTATTATTGAGTTTAACGTTTTTAGTTTAGCAAAAAGGTTCGAGGCATATGAGACGCTAGGTGGAATCTTTGCTCATGTAAAAGATCAAGGAATGGAACTTGTAATAGTACAACGAATTTGGGGTTTTATCCTCGAATTGATGAGAACT
It encodes:
- a CDS encoding transposase; its protein translation is MLQNKSTKVFSETQSFFSSSEKGINRIISLYKLLNLRQLKLGNKELPQSTYFKGDILLGLLLFPIFSIPNIYSYSKHYLSEMLEAQKNTFYRFKNNSQIDWRTIVSSCNNKLFGQIAKNSHSDDCNQAERCLIIDDTDFEKSTYKTEHVSKIWSHVTHRYIFGFKGLFLGLWDGKSYFTLDFSLHKERGKNKKTPFGLTAKQRKKQFSKKRSTKSNGFNREKELVIDKITMAKEMMVNAIKQGITVDYILMDSWFFCDSILKTVISNGMHLVAMAKMSSAKYSFKDKEYSTKELALLLKQRKRVKWVKSLSLYCAEVTVKYKGTDVKLFFCKNSKRGKWHLLVSSNTKLSIEKAYQIYSIRWSIEVFFKESKNYFGLGKSQSSDFDAQIADLSVAIIEFNVFSLAKRFEAYETLGGIFAHVKDQGMELVIVQRIWGFILELMRTLAEIIDSDFNELIISVLKNKPENNKFFRLIESMVYEPE